Proteins encoded together in one Diabrotica undecimpunctata isolate CICGRU chromosome 3, icDiaUnde3, whole genome shotgun sequence window:
- the LOC140436991 gene encoding probable ATP-dependent RNA helicase DDX55 homolog → MLKNWNDLDVDLHPEVKCGIESLKFPTMTPVQAYTIPQLLKKKDVAAEAVTGSGKTLAFLIPILQILKQREAEEKWGKHQVGAVVVSPTRELALQTRDVLEKLLVDVKNISDILLVGGNSVEEDVNNFKSHGGNIIICTPGRLEDLLTRKYDLNLPKSLKSLEILILDEADRLLDLGFQKSIDTILSYLPRQRRTGLFSATQTKEVENLIRAGLRNPVLVSVSAKATQSTPDLLNNYYMVTKNNGKLANLINFIESKNLQKALLFLPTCACVDYWSHIFPYIVPKKLNLPILAIHGKMKDKRKKILEKFRTADKALLLCTDVMARGIDIPEVDWVLQWDPPSNASAFVHRVGRTARQGNQGSALLLLLENEEAYVSFIETNQRVKLHPVDNLAPDENIEALREQIRDVLKKDRAIMEKGTQAFVSHIRAYSKYECSLLLTVKELPLGAVAATYGLLQLPKMPELKNRDLSDFPQVPDFDINNVPYKDKIRENVRFQKLEQYKITGVWPGHKQKFVRKSTEAWSLTKQKKEERKNKRQKRKERKEKLAQSEQPKKKKRKGISDEDLEELKKDVALLKKLKKKKISNEDYEKDIGLC, encoded by the exons atgttGAAGAATTGGAATGATTTAGATGTAGACCTTCACCCAGAGGTAAAATGTGGAATTGAATCACTCAAATTTCCTACTATGACACCAGTTCAAGCCTACACAATACCTCAGCTGTTAAAGAAAAAAGATGTTGCAGCAGAAGCTGTTACTG GTTCTGGAAAGACTCTGGCGTTTCTAATACCTATATTACAAATACTGAAGCAAAGAGAAGCTGAAGAAAAATGGGGGAAACATCAAGTAGGGGCAGTTGTCGTATCACCAACAAGAGAATTAGCCTTGCAAACAAGAGATGTACTTGAAAAACTATTAGTGGATGTTAAA aatatatCGGATATTTTATTGGTTGGAGGAAATAGTGTTGAAGAGGATGTAAATAATTTCAAATCACATGGAGGAAATATTATAATTTGTACTCCTGGCAGACTAGAAGATTTGTTAACTAGGAAATATGATTTAAATCTTCCAAAATCATTAAAGAGTTTG GAAATCCTTATTTTAGATGAGGCTGACAGACTTTTAGATTTAGGATTTCAAAAGTCCATTGACACAATTTTAAGTTATTTGCCTAGGCAACGAAGGACAGGCTTATTCTCAGCTACACAAACAAAAGAAGTTGAAAATTTAATAAGGGCTGGATTGAGGAATCCAGTACTAGTCAGTGTTTCTGCTAAAGCTACTCAAAGCACTCCAGATTTGTTGAATAACTATTATATGGTTACAAAAAATAATG GAAAGCTTGCAAATCTAATAAATTTCATCGAGAGCAAAAATTTACAAAAAGCACTGTTATTTCTACCAACATGTGCTTGTGTTGACTATTGGTCACATATTTTTCCTTACATTGTACCCAAAAAGTTAAATCTACCGATTCTTGCCATACATGGAAAAATGAAGGATAAAAGGAAAAAGATCTTGGAAAAATTTAGAACAGCAGACAAAGCTTTATTGTTATGCACAGACGTTATGGCTCGAGGGATTGATATACCAGAG GTGGATTGGGTACTTCAATGGGACCCCCCTTCAAATGCCAGTGCTTTTGTACACAGGGTTGGAAGGACTGCTCGCCAAGGGAATCAAGGTTCAGCTCTGCTGCTTCTATTGGAAAATGAGGAAGCCTATGTGTCATTTATTGAAACAAATCAAAGAGTTAAACTGCATCCTGTTGATAACTTAGCTCCCGATGAAAAC atTGAAGCTCTAAGGGAACAAATTCGAGATGTATTAAAAAAGGACCGAGCTATTATGGAAAAAGGAACCCAGGCGTTTGTTTCCCATATTCGAGCTTATTCAAAATATGAATGCTCCTTATTATTGACAGTTAAA GAATTGCCTTTGGGTGCTGTAGCAGCAACTTATGGTCTACTTCAATTACCCAAGATGCCAGAATTGAAAAATAGGGACCTATCAGATTTTCCACAAGTACCTGACTTCGACATCAATAACGTCCCATACAAAGATAAAATTAGAGAAAACGTACGGTTTCAAAAATTAGAACAATATAAAATAACAG gGGTATGGCCTGGgcataaacaaaaatttgttaGAAAATCCACAGAAGCATGGTCGTTGACAAAGCAGAAAAAGGAGGAGAGAAAAAACAAacgacaaaaaagaaaagaaagaaaggaAAAATTGGCACAGAGCGAACAgcccaaaaagaaaaagaggaaag GTATCAGTGACGAAGACTTAGAAGAATTAAAGAAAGATGTAGCTTTATTGAAAAagttgaagaaaaagaagatatccAACGAAGATTATGAAAAAGATATTggtttatgttaa